The following DNA comes from Ignavibacteriales bacterium.
ATGATTGAAAATAAATCTCCCAGTTTCAATAATCTTGATAAAAGGAATAGTGTGGTTAAAGATCCGATTACAATTAACTGGAGATCAAGATTAAGAGGAAGAATAAACACTTTCGCGAGAATAATTCCCAGAACATAGCAAAGAGTTACTTTTATTAAAGGATAATCCTTCATTTATATAAATTTATTATTGCCTGTTTTATTTGAGTAAGGTTTTTAATCTTCTTGCTTAATTCTTTGGCAAATTTTCCTGCGGTAATAGTTAATGCAGGATTCAATGTGTGCATTTTTACAGAAATATCTTCCAGGTTTCCATGATCCGAACAGATTATTAACGTTATCATTTCTTTGTCCAGGTTTTTTAAAATGAAATATAAAAACCGGTCAAACGATTCCATAATTGTTTCCATTTCTTCACGGTGCCTCCAATGTCCAAGATGATCAGTAAGAAAATATTCATATACAGTTAAATGATTCTTAGCGGAAATTCGTAATAATCTTTTAGCTGCTGATTCTGGGCTTATAATACGCAATTTGTAACCAAGTTTTCTTACCCATCTATCATTGGTAATATCGGCAGCTAAAGCTCTCCCCTTCCAAATATCAGAGGAATGATATAAAGGAATTCCACTAAATCGGCAGCTTAATGTGGTAGTGCTTAACCTGGTTTTACCAGATTTGATATAATCGAAAAATACTTTTGGATAAGCATTAACAAAAACTACTTTCTTTTTTCTTCGTTTCAATTCAAGGAAAATATTTTTTGTTTTTAATTGTGGAATAGTTGTGGAATGCGGGAATGGACCAAAATGTCGCCCAGCAATCTTTGGAGCATTTACGCCACAAAA
Coding sequences within:
- a CDS encoding metalloenzyme, translating into MQSTLLIFVDGVGIGKPDPAINPFFKYHFRFLNDIFGQPPSIDNLYLNSDGCYLFPTDPLLGVEGLPQSGTGQTSIFCGVNAPKIAGRHFGPFPHSTTIPQLKTKNIFLELKRRKKKVVFVNAYPKVFFDYIKSGKTRLSTTTLSCRFSGIPLYHSSDIWKGRALAADITNDRWVRKLGYKLRIISPESAAKRLLRISAKNHLTVYEYFLTDHLGHWRHREEMETIMESFDRFLYFILKNLDKEMITLIICSDHGNLEDISVKMHTLNPALTITAGKFAKELSKKIKNLTQIKQAIINLYK